From the genome of Hymenobacter cellulosilyticus, one region includes:
- a CDS encoding SusC/RagA family TonB-linked outer membrane protein, whose translation MEENPLASATISNQKFVRNRGLTTFFAELEPLKGLRWRTNVGADLIFDNYNAFRPGVPELKVGDETYSTRYGQATAGGSATANYNSSYLIENTLNYDHVFASRHQVTVLLGQSGQIIDKQDVGAYRTGYLRNDLQTINSGPVNTQISNSGTLEPRQKLASYFGRLNYEFDGKYLFQAIMRYDGVSNFEPGKKFGFFPGVSAGWRISEEEFMKGNRAISNLKLRAGYGKVGNPNNAGRFAYLFAVNSGIQYPFGPNGTIQTGAAPTRLPNYDLRWETNNQANIGLDFGFLDNRFEATIDLYNRSSPNLIAPVPVSLVSGTFEPVNRNAASAYNRGIDFSFTSRNVRGAGSDLNWTTTLNVSAYKTELESLGEGKPYDGLSVLSGVIVRYDQGQAFGAFYGLVADGLFQTPEEVKNHAVQQAGANPAKSTAAGDIRFKDLNNDGVINASDRTFIGNPNPDFTYGVNNTLTWKGFDLNIFLQGSQGNDIYNQNRYILESALYGNSNGSRRVLGRWTGEGTSNDVPRAVAGDPNGNLRVSSYYVEDGSYMRIKTLTLGYSLPAGLMSRLAAKQLRVYVSGQNLLTLTKYSGFDPEVGSRGVDLGVYPQSRVFLAGLNIGF comes from the coding sequence GTGGAGGAAAACCCACTGGCCTCGGCTACGATCAGCAACCAGAAGTTTGTGCGCAACCGCGGCCTGACGACCTTCTTTGCCGAGCTGGAGCCTCTCAAGGGCCTGCGCTGGCGCACCAACGTAGGTGCCGACCTGATTTTCGATAACTACAACGCCTTCCGCCCCGGGGTACCGGAGCTGAAAGTAGGCGACGAAACTTACTCAACGCGCTATGGCCAGGCTACAGCCGGCGGCTCGGCTACGGCCAACTACAACTCGAGCTACCTGATCGAGAACACGCTGAACTACGACCACGTGTTTGCCAGCCGCCACCAGGTTACGGTGCTGCTGGGTCAGTCGGGACAGATTATCGACAAGCAGGATGTGGGCGCCTACCGCACGGGCTACCTGCGCAACGACCTGCAGACGATCAACTCCGGTCCGGTAAACACCCAGATTTCTAACTCTGGTACTCTGGAGCCCCGGCAGAAGCTGGCCAGCTACTTTGGTCGTCTGAACTACGAGTTCGATGGTAAGTACCTGTTCCAGGCCATCATGCGCTACGACGGTGTGAGCAATTTCGAGCCCGGCAAGAAGTTCGGTTTCTTCCCCGGCGTATCGGCCGGCTGGCGCATCTCGGAAGAGGAGTTTATGAAAGGCAACCGCGCCATCAGCAACCTGAAGCTGCGCGCTGGCTATGGTAAAGTAGGTAACCCTAACAACGCTGGCCGCTTTGCCTATCTGTTTGCCGTGAATTCCGGCATTCAGTATCCCTTTGGCCCCAACGGCACCATTCAGACTGGTGCGGCTCCAACTCGCTTGCCTAACTACGACCTGCGCTGGGAAACCAACAACCAGGCAAACATTGGTTTGGACTTCGGCTTCCTGGACAACCGCTTCGAGGCTACCATCGACCTGTACAACCGCAGCTCGCCCAACCTGATTGCCCCCGTGCCAGTGTCGCTGGTGTCGGGTACGTTTGAGCCCGTAAACCGCAACGCGGCTTCGGCTTACAACCGCGGTATTGACTTCTCTTTCACCTCCCGCAACGTGCGGGGCGCCGGTTCGGACCTGAACTGGACTACTACCCTGAACGTGTCGGCTTACAAGACGGAACTCGAGTCGCTGGGTGAAGGCAAGCCCTACGACGGTCTGAGCGTACTGAGCGGCGTAATCGTGCGCTACGATCAGGGCCAGGCGTTTGGTGCCTTCTATGGTCTGGTGGCCGACGGCCTTTTCCAGACCCCGGAAGAAGTGAAAAACCACGCCGTGCAGCAAGCCGGCGCCAACCCAGCCAAGAGCACGGCGGCCGGTGACATCCGCTTTAAGGACCTCAACAACGACGGCGTTATCAATGCCAGCGACCGGACCTTCATCGGCAATCCGAACCCCGACTTCACGTATGGTGTTAACAACACGCTGACCTGGAAAGGCTTTGACCTGAACATATTCCTGCAAGGCTCGCAGGGCAACGACATCTACAACCAGAACCGCTACATCCTGGAAAGCGCCCTGTATGGCAACAGCAACGGCAGCCGCCGGGTGCTGGGCCGCTGGACCGGCGAAGGCACCAGCAACGACGTGCCCCGCGCCGTAGCCGGTGACCCCAACGGTAACCTGCGCGTGAGCAGCTACTACGTGGAAGACGGTTCGTACATGCGTATCAAAACCCTGACTCTGGGCTACAGCCTGCCCGCTGGCCTGATGAGCCGCCTTGCAGCCAAGCAGCTGCGCGTGTACGTCAGCGGCCAGAACCTGCTGACCCTGACCAAGTACAGCGGCTTCGATCCTGAAGTTGGCTCCCGCGGCGTCGATCTGGGCGTGTACCCCCAGTCGCGCGTGTTCCTGGCCGGCCTCAACATCGGTTTCTAA
- a CDS encoding TonB-dependent receptor plug domain-containing protein has translation MTSAGNNNPLYVVDGFPLPEGGENQLNAISPNDIETIDILKDASATAIYGVRAANGVVIITTKRGKAGVSTINLDAYRGVQQVWRKLDLLTAKEYAIINNENRIAGGERIVVDRLRNPDALGEGTDWQDEVFRRAAIQNYALSATGGSDKARFAVSGSYFQQDGTVIGSTFERYTLRANGDLQLNKILKVGSNISLTHLRDRQITSGGGTEGSRNGEYGTIQQAIRIPSIIPVYRPTATTMSPVAPRTTSWRKTHWPRLRSATRSLCATAA, from the coding sequence ATCACCTCGGCCGGCAACAACAACCCCCTATATGTCGTCGACGGTTTCCCACTGCCCGAGGGCGGCGAGAACCAGCTAAATGCTATTAGCCCCAACGACATCGAGACGATTGACATCCTGAAGGATGCTTCGGCTACGGCTATTTACGGGGTGCGGGCTGCCAACGGTGTAGTTATCATTACCACCAAGCGGGGCAAGGCCGGCGTATCGACTATCAACCTCGATGCCTACCGTGGCGTGCAGCAGGTATGGCGCAAGCTGGACCTGCTCACGGCCAAGGAATACGCTATTATCAACAACGAAAACCGCATTGCCGGTGGCGAGCGAATCGTCGTAGACCGGTTGCGTAACCCTGATGCCCTGGGTGAAGGCACCGACTGGCAGGACGAGGTATTCCGCCGCGCTGCCATTCAGAACTACGCCCTGTCGGCTACCGGCGGCAGCGACAAGGCCCGCTTTGCCGTGTCGGGTAGCTACTTCCAGCAGGATGGTACCGTAATCGGCTCCACCTTCGAGCGTTACACGCTGCGGGCCAACGGCGACCTGCAGCTGAACAAAATTCTCAAGGTCGGCAGCAATATCTCCCTGACCCACCTGCGGGACCGGCAGATTACCTCGGGCGGTGGTACCGAGGGCTCGCGCAACGGCGAATACGGCACGATTCAGCAGGCCATCCGGATTCCGTCCATCATCCCGGTGTACCGCCCGACGGCTACTACTATGAGCCCCGTGGCGCCCAGGACAACTTCGTGGAGGAAAACCCACTGGCCTCGGCTACGATCAGCAACCAGAAGTTTGTGCGCAACCGCGGCCTGA
- a CDS encoding carboxypeptidase-like regulatory domain-containing protein, whose protein sequence is MNSSNYPYFLRRALLLATLGLPVLAAPALAGSSALPLPTAGRPSLADIQVSGRVTQSTGEPLPGVTVLVKGTTIGTSTNSDGTFVLSVPENSTLVFSYVGYLRQEVPVTSANSSNFAVTLADDLKALSEVVVVGYGTQERASVTGAVSSVSAREIASQPVADATQALQGRAAGVTVTSNGGAPGGAAGTSIRVRASPRPATTTPYMSSTVSHCPRAARTS, encoded by the coding sequence ATGAATTCAAGTAATTACCCGTATTTCCTGCGGCGGGCCCTGTTACTGGCAACTCTTGGGTTGCCGGTGCTGGCAGCCCCGGCTCTGGCCGGTTCCTCCGCCCTGCCGCTTCCCACCGCCGGACGCCCCTCACTGGCTGATATCCAGGTATCGGGTCGGGTGACCCAAAGCACCGGTGAGCCACTACCCGGCGTGACAGTGCTGGTGAAAGGCACGACCATCGGTACCTCGACCAACTCGGATGGTACTTTCGTGCTGAGCGTGCCCGAAAACAGCACGCTGGTATTCAGCTACGTGGGCTATCTGCGTCAGGAGGTGCCAGTTACAAGCGCTAACAGCAGCAACTTCGCTGTGACGCTCGCCGACGACCTCAAAGCCCTGAGTGAAGTAGTCGTAGTGGGCTACGGTACCCAGGAGCGGGCCAGCGTAACGGGCGCCGTATCCTCAGTTTCGGCCCGCGAAATTGCTAGCCAGCCCGTAGCTGATGCTACCCAGGCCCTGCAGGGCCGGGCAGCGGGGGTTACGGTAACTTCCAACGGCGGCGCGCCCGGCGGCGCGGCGGGTACTTCTATCCGCGTACGGGCATCACCTCGGCCGGCAACAACAACCCCCTATATGTCGTCGACGGTTTCCCACTGCCCGAGGGCGGCGAGAACCAGCTAA
- a CDS encoding fibronectin type III-like domain-contianing protein, giving the protein MLTEYGEGLSYSSFRYSNLRLSDSVLSGSGTMRATVQVTNTSKRAGKEAVLWFLTDEVGRITRPVRLLKHFEKREFQPGESRDMVFEIQPQKHLSYPNAQGQAQLEDGYFTLRVGDQARRFRYAGPAASTSAPMGRRAPAPNLRIVGPGWRVLDLGALVNFALHLQFLPS; this is encoded by the coding sequence ATGCTTACCGAGTACGGCGAAGGCCTGAGCTACAGCTCCTTCCGCTACAGCAACCTGCGGCTCAGCGACTCAGTGCTCAGCGGCAGCGGCACCATGCGGGCCACTGTGCAGGTAACCAACACGAGCAAGCGGGCTGGCAAGGAAGCGGTGCTCTGGTTCCTGACCGATGAAGTAGGGCGCATTACCCGTCCGGTGCGCCTGCTCAAGCACTTTGAGAAGCGCGAGTTCCAGCCCGGCGAAAGCCGCGACATGGTCTTTGAGATTCAGCCCCAGAAACATTTGAGCTACCCCAATGCCCAGGGCCAGGCTCAGCTGGAAGACGGCTATTTCACCTTGCGCGTGGGCGACCAGGCCCGCCGCTTCCGCTACGCGGGGCCGGCTGCCTCTACCTCGGCCCCGATGGGCAGAAGAGCTCCGGCTCCCAACCTTAGAATTGTTGGCCCCGGCTGGCGTGTGCTTGACCTGGGTGCTTTAGTAAATTTTGCTCTCCACCTCCAATTCCTACCCTCATGA
- a CDS encoding 7TM diverse intracellular signaling domain-containing protein: MRPYICKFPRLQAAGLPIWQFLGYLSLLFFCFATAARAAPHEDTLRIHAGINELYVKPVYYSVLEDPSGRLTIQDVLSPQWNSRFQSGDVTSGGKQAGNIENTESAYWLRISVHTDDYDEHHWYLEMFDSHINDLTFYGAGPSGQYTGVRTGADFPFSTRPYAYKNFLFSLHLKPGQTHTYYLRLKSSSKTSFLGRLRNEAMLSSHFQSEYGMLGGFYGVLLIMVVYNLFIFLFIGEQTYLRYVAYVLSCSLLFLSEDGLGFEYIWPTLPWLNQIVNAGAPILLLLTFGYYARHFLDAPQRLPRFDPILRLVVLFSAGLLLLDTIFIQSGFSFWLYLLPYGMLYYAAIQVYRQGFRPARIFLLAQAGVVISLIFLITRKLGVDFFNNAFTVYSMNVAFVFEVAVLSYALGEKIKSIKDATIRAQEKLVKQLRKKHLAQDRLVEQLHQNQSLKDQLNSELEAQVARRTEELRRQSETIVAQNRELLQANGLLALQSAAIEKLNADLQRDLQEAQTARVLSKEVDFGEFSQIYPDKDACLSYLADLKWAHGYRCRKCGHEKYCDAREAHARRCTKCRYVESATAYTMLQKCKFSIIKAFYAVFLIYTHKGNYSSQELSRVLELRQGTCWSFSQKVLEAMRRRRQAPDYDENEGWTHILLDATTTVEEDQAVAETERS, translated from the coding sequence ATGAGGCCCTACATCTGCAAATTCCCCCGACTTCAGGCTGCTGGTCTTCCCATCTGGCAATTTTTAGGCTACCTGAGCCTGCTCTTTTTCTGCTTCGCCACGGCCGCCCGAGCGGCTCCGCACGAAGATACGCTGCGCATTCACGCTGGTATCAATGAGCTGTATGTCAAACCGGTATACTATAGCGTGCTCGAGGACCCTTCGGGTAGGCTCACCATTCAGGATGTGCTTAGCCCGCAGTGGAATAGCCGTTTCCAGTCGGGCGACGTGACCTCCGGTGGCAAGCAGGCCGGCAACATTGAGAACACCGAGTCGGCCTACTGGCTGCGCATCAGCGTGCATACTGATGATTACGATGAGCATCACTGGTACCTAGAGATGTTCGACTCCCACATCAATGACCTGACGTTCTATGGGGCCGGTCCGAGCGGGCAGTACACCGGGGTACGCACCGGCGCCGACTTTCCCTTTTCCACCCGGCCTTACGCTTACAAGAACTTCCTGTTCAGCCTGCACCTGAAACCAGGGCAGACCCACACCTACTACCTGCGGCTAAAATCAAGCTCGAAGACTAGCTTTCTGGGCCGTCTACGCAATGAGGCCATGCTCTCGTCGCACTTCCAGAGCGAGTACGGTATGCTCGGCGGCTTTTATGGTGTGCTGCTGATTATGGTGGTGTATAACCTGTTCATTTTCTTGTTCATAGGCGAGCAGACTTACTTGCGCTACGTGGCCTATGTGCTGAGCTGTAGCCTGCTGTTCTTGTCTGAAGACGGCTTGGGCTTTGAGTATATCTGGCCCACGCTGCCCTGGCTCAACCAGATAGTAAATGCCGGAGCTCCTATTCTGCTTTTGCTCACCTTTGGGTACTATGCCCGTCACTTTCTGGACGCGCCCCAGCGCCTGCCCCGCTTCGACCCTATTCTGCGCCTGGTGGTACTGTTCAGTGCTGGCCTGCTGCTGCTGGATACCATTTTTATTCAGTCGGGCTTCAGCTTCTGGCTGTATCTGCTGCCCTATGGTATGCTGTACTATGCTGCTATTCAGGTATATCGACAAGGATTCAGGCCAGCCCGCATCTTCTTGCTGGCCCAGGCTGGGGTAGTTATCAGTCTCATATTCCTCATTACCCGCAAGCTGGGCGTCGACTTCTTCAACAACGCCTTTACCGTGTATAGCATGAACGTGGCCTTCGTTTTTGAGGTGGCGGTGCTATCGTATGCCCTCGGAGAAAAAATCAAGAGCATCAAGGATGCCACCATCCGGGCCCAGGAAAAGCTGGTAAAGCAGCTGCGCAAGAAGCACTTAGCCCAGGACCGGCTCGTGGAACAGCTGCACCAGAATCAAAGTCTGAAGGATCAGCTCAACTCTGAGCTGGAAGCACAGGTAGCGAGGCGCACCGAGGAACTGCGGCGGCAGAGTGAGACCATTGTAGCGCAAAACCGGGAGTTGCTTCAGGCAAACGGTTTGTTGGCTTTGCAGTCAGCTGCTATTGAGAAGCTTAATGCTGACCTACAGCGTGACCTGCAGGAAGCCCAAACGGCAAGGGTCTTGTCTAAAGAAGTAGATTTTGGTGAGTTTAGCCAGATTTACCCTGATAAAGACGCCTGCCTGAGCTACTTAGCCGATTTGAAGTGGGCGCATGGGTACCGCTGCCGCAAGTGTGGACACGAGAAGTATTGTGATGCCCGCGAAGCCCACGCCCGCCGCTGCACCAAATGCCGTTACGTGGAATCGGCTACGGCTTATACCATGCTGCAGAAGTGTAAATTCTCGATTATCAAGGCTTTCTACGCTGTCTTCCTGATTTACACGCACAAGGGCAATTATTCGTCCCAGGAGCTCTCCCGAGTTCTGGAGCTACGCCAGGGTACTTGCTGGAGCTTTAGCCAGAAAGTATTGGAGGCCATGCGCCGCCGCCGACAAGCTCCTGACTATGATGAAAATGAAGGATGGACTCACATCTTGCTTGATGCTACCACAACCGTAGAGGAAGATCAAGCAGTGGCAGAAACAGAGCGTTCTTAA